The Elaeis guineensis isolate ETL-2024a chromosome 3, EG11, whole genome shotgun sequence region AATGAACATGGCCTCCAAAAACAATCATGACAAAACTATTCGGTCTGGTGATTCACCTTTAAATTCATATTGTTTGTGCTGTACTCACTTTTAGGAATTTACTGCTAAAGCAATGACATGAACAAGTTTACTTCTGAGAAAGATGAGATTGACTGGATAACTGATGGAGATCGTGAGAGAACAATTCATTCATTATTCAAGCAAATCTCATCCATTTGGTGTTGGACTTGAGGATTCTACTTTATTGTTGGCTGTTATCTTAGAACAGGTTCATGGATAGTGAGCCACAGAGGACAACTTTCAAGCGTCCAGATATTTTTCAAGTTACCGAAAAAGGTAAGCAATATGAACTAAGATCTCAAAATTGTTGAAGAGGAGGTTGGGGGTGAGTGTGGAGAGatctagaaaataaaattaacatggcaatactttttttttgattttcctaAATTCCTTTTGAACTAGCAAAGGCAAAATTTGATTGAAGACAAAATGACACAAAAAAACATGCATGTGCAGGTGcatgcacagagagagagagagagagagagagagagagagagagagattaagtACGGAGTAAAGTCTAATTCATTTGATGAAAGCAAGTTACATCACAAGAGGGCGATTTATGCCCAGGAGATGCAGACTGTGCTGATGACATCATCATTAGGGACTGGGGATCTTTTGCAAAGAAACTCTGAGAGTCACCTTCTGAAGCATCAAGCACCTTTGTTATAAACTCTTTTGGCCTACCTAGTAATTGGTCAGAGAAATGATTACCCCAGATGTCATAGGTGAACTCTTCTTCGAGCACATCATTTTGCTTTCTTTGTACAGCTTTATCCTTACCGAGCTTGGACCCTGGAGCACGAGCATGTGGGGCAATAGGAGAAGTTGCGGCCAAGAAACTTGGCACAGCCACACCAGGTGCACGCCAACTTGGGCTTGGAAAAGTGGCAGAAGGCCATAGAGTTGACCTCCCAGTTGATTTTCCAGTGGAAGGAGGCTGCTCTTGAGCTGACAGCAGCCCAGTATTATCACCATGTTTCTCAGCCTCTGGTACTCTCACTTCCATAGGAACATCAACATCATGTTTTTTCTGATGCTTTTGTTCTTCAGATACTCCAGAAAATGGATTATTGGTAGTGTCAAGAGATAGAGACCATACTTGTTTTGGAGTGTTGGTATTTGGAGTCAAGGGTGATGATGGGGTAGAATTCCCACTCTGACTACTTGAAACTTCAAATTTGGCTGCTAATCCTGCTCCAGtggtttttctctttcttcttctccctttttctttaacAATCCTTATAGTGAGATTACCATTTTGTGAAGTTTCTGACATATCAGATTCAAGAAACTCAACAGGCTTCCTTGTTGACGTTGGCGATGAGAATGGGGTCTTCTTTTGACGAACAGAATCCTGCTTGACGTGCATCCCTTTGGGGCTATCATGAAGACCAACTTGACAGATAGGATATCTGTTACCACAAACAGCCTCAGGTTTCTCGTCTTTCCTAATTGAACTGCAAAATCCATCAACATTAATAAACTagtaatgaaataaaataaaataaggtgTGATGTGGAAGATGAAGTCATCACCTGGATGCTTTTGTGCTTCGGTGAAGGCGACAAGGTTTTTCAACATTGCTCTTGGTATTCATGGTATTCTCAATCTTGTCATTGTAATCTCCAATGCCCAACAAAAACGGTTGTGGAACAATGCGGATTAACACCAGAAGAAATATTGAGACAGCAGCAAATATAAGTACAGATGCTTCCCAATGCACCGGCAAGAAGAATGACTTTCCACAGAGATCGAGCATACATACTGGAAGGCTTGCTTTCATGGGTAGCACGAAGATACCAGCAGCCATGGCCAATTCAAGATCTCTACGAACCACAGCTGCAGAAAAGTCTGGTTGATATGAAATAAGGAGCCTCATGGATTCCCCAGGAGCTAAAGCAAAACCCTTGCAGGTGTGTATCATAAACCCATCCAAACCACAATCAGTTCCTGAAACTTTTAGTTTTATCACCTCAAGAGGAAGTTCACCTATGTTTTTTGCATGAATCTCCTTGGAAAACTGATGGCGACAGGAAGGACTTGCAGTTTCCTTGTGGAATGACACATCTGCTGAGGATATATTGTGATTCACTGGCAAGTCAAGATTGAATTCTAGATTCCAAACAGGTTCAGAACCCTCGAGGAGAACTAGTGAATGTGAACCACCAAATGCTCGAAGAGATAGCCACTCTACACCTGAAAGATTGTTTCTTATCAAAGCTGAACTCATCCACATGCATCTGTTAGAGGGGTGGAAGACAACAGGCCCAAATTGTGCACTTCCATATGGATGTACGAAGGCTTCTGTTATTGCTGATTCTGAAATTGAGAACCCAAACCTAGTTTTCATGGAGCCCATCTCGGTCAACCTACTTGACAAGGTAAGCTCTGACAAGTCATCAGACGATTTGCACTGGTCAATAATCTCCCCTGAATGCAGCACAAGTTGCATTACAACAGGTTTTTGGCTAGGATTATGCACTGAGATCCACTTGGAAAAATGAGACCCAATTTGAACCACTGGAAACAACAACTCACGATCTTCAAGGACAGAAATGCCACCTGTCGTGCCTTGGGATCTCCAATTTCTAAGTACCAGCTCATCTG contains the following coding sequences:
- the LOC105041390 gene encoding uncharacterized protein encodes the protein MMQGSTAGGLAQLRCSSRRCSWRWPTRLQPILVWSCALLCLPLFMPCAGKACLASCLDGGLAPVMRDGCSSYGGVGSLVHGWGSSPGCPRIGDVCAGSGSFCFLSTLTGFLAEGDGCQKLSLEATQSSAQPGNVLAYKMSNGGVVSCTSVDASSGIHDQLRSEGRNIDGDGIASCKAPLVPDVWIRASSGLTVELDDHAEDIDLGLNNGYSSPHVEINPPMLDWGTSNLYSPSLAFLTVTNMYNDSVLQVFEPFSTDLQFYAYGFENRSLAPGESALISFIFLPRWLGLSSAQLVVQTSFGGFIIHAKGISVESPYKIEPLVGLDISLDERLNRNLSLYNPFDDVLYVEEVTTWISSSGNSNRSALVICSVDGFQQSSNEFDSSLNDKESFAVEPDELGLSWVDVRPHKQWEVLPHNTETIIGMKLWPHLEGKFFGVICMKLRDSKQDKTDMVIIPLELEVHGRATFVELTGAVSVFFEPLVPCDGKGSIFSLSLRNEASYLLRVVKISEDTESKKLFHLKYMEGLILFPGAMTRIGLISYTPPTDSQDIASEIPGISLNCKLLIVTNDSASPLIRIPCQDIVHACFKHPPGSGIVVSDGSYIGLISQREREKLTNARAGSLGSIIDASLPTKMKFLEAVKADELVLRNWRSQGTTGGISVLEDRELLFPVVQIGSHFSKWISVHNPSQKPVVMQLVLHSGEIIDQCKSSDDLSELTLSSRLTEMGSMKTRFGFSISESAITEAFVHPYGSAQFGPVVFHPSNRCMWMSSALIRNNLSGVEWLSLRAFGGSHSLVLLEGSEPVWNLEFNLDLPVNHNISSADVSFHKETASPSCRHQFSKEIHAKNIGELPLEVIKLKVSGTDCGLDGFMIHTCKGFALAPGESMRLLISYQPDFSAAVVRRDLELAMAAGIFVLPMKASLPVCMLDLCGKSFFLPVHWEASVLIFAAVSIFLLVLIRIVPQPFLLGIGDYNDKIENTMNTKSNVEKPCRLHRSTKASSSIRKDEKPEAVCGNRYPICQVGLHDSPKGMHVKQDSVRQKKTPFSSPTSTRKPVEFLESDMSETSQNGNLTIRIVKEKGRRRKRKTTGAGLAAKFEVSSSQSGNSTPSSPLTPNTNTPKQVWSLSLDTTNNPFSGVSEEQKHQKKHDVDVPMEVRVPEAEKHGDNTGLLSAQEQPPSTGKSTGRSTLWPSATFPSPSWRAPGVAVPSFLAATSPIAPHARAPGSKLGKDKAVQRKQNDVLEEEFTYDIWGNHFSDQLLGRPKEFITKVLDASEGDSQSFFAKDPQSLMMMSSAQSASPGHKSPSCDVTCFHQMN